In a genomic window of Chrysemys picta bellii isolate R12L10 chromosome 1, ASM1138683v2, whole genome shotgun sequence:
- the PROSER2 gene encoding proline and serine-rich protein 2 — protein MPRHLMLDFSEMASEISPKCRLESFERSGSLESRSSHSRCRNFTLDDESLQYLTHEEKDVLLFFEETIDSLEDDLEEQVLHDSGIHGHSPRSTDENASSHSESEEIIDLVQSTSENSDHKCTPNREVATVSEAARRTDDPKPEGNELPEKIPPPDAPPSHPSAPPLISDETVLAPCPVQHPKLHHAIPTPLILAQKMSEKQDETRTCSPTSPKEGKPVEWRKAPVQNGDCFPALKHPLLPAPKSYRFPSNINITNAGGKEFNQTISKAAVNVQVRKAQVLANMNGAAFGTAEIEERWQKNELLVRSRSSSLRDLTSEQTRYDALTKLGLAKERPSLVQQYRVPNTHKIQDLQEEQGETVSNGYQNIHATLKCDPSPFLPMGKTVKIKPDTALTRDKVARQNVAKSFYDHGQPDLNLEMRKRSGSLPRPSGFRPQGITVQFSGRGSTEEARKEALRKLGLLKETI, from the exons GATGATGAAAGTCTCCAATACCTAACCCATGAGGAGAAGGATGTTCTCCTGTTTTTTGAAGAAACCATTGATTCTTTAGAAGATGACTTGGAAGAGCAGGTCCTACATGACAGCGGTATCCATGGTCACTCCCCAAGATCAACGGACGAAAATGCTTCCAGCCATTCAGAATCGGAAGAGATCATTGACTTGGTGCAATCAACCTCTGAGAACAGTGATCACAAGTGTACTCCGAACAGAGAAGTAGCAACAG tgtCAGAGGCTGCCAGGAGAACAGATGATCCTAAGCCAGAGGGCAATGAGCTGCCTGAGAAGATTCCACCTCCTGATGCTCCGCCAAGCCACCCTTCAGCTCCTCCATTGATAAGCGATGAGACAGTTCTTGCTCCATGCCCCGTGCAGCACCCCAAGCTTCATCATGCCATCCCCACTCCACTTATCTTGGCTCAGAAAATGTCCGAGAAGCAAGATGAGACAAGGACATGCTCTCCCACTTCCCCCAAGGAGGGGAAGCCTGTGGAGTGGAGAAAAGCCCCAGTACAGAACGGAGACTGTTTTCCAGCTCTTAAGCACCCTCTGCTGCCTGCACCCAAATCCTACCGGTTTCCAAGTAATATCAACATAACCAATGCAGGTGGGAAGGAATTCAACCAAACTATCTCTAAGGCAGCAGTCAATGTGCAGGTGCGCAAGGCCCAGGTGCTGGCCAACATGAACGGAGCAGCCTTTGGGACAGCTGAAATAGAAGAGAGGTGGCAGAAGAATGAGCTCTTGGTTCGCAGCAGAAGCTCCTCCTTAAGAGATCTAACTTCTGAGCAAACACGATACGACGCTCTGACAAAACTAGGCCTGGCGAAGGAAAGGCCAAGTCTAGTCCAACAATATCGTGTCCCAAACACGCACAAGATACAGGACTTGCAGGAAGAACAGGGAGAGACTGTTTCTAATGGGTATCAAAATATCCACGCAACCTTAAAATGCGATCCCAGCCCTTTCCTTCCTATGGGCAAGACCGTGAAGATCAAACCAGACACAGCTCTCACCAGGGACAAGGTTGCTCGACAGAATGTTGCCAAAAGCTTTTATGACCATGGGCAGCCCGACTTAAATCTGGAGATGAGAAAGAGGTCAGGCTCACTGCCTAGACCTTCGGGATTTCGACCCCAGGGGATAACAGTACAGTTTTCCGGCCGAGGCTCAACAGAAGAAGCCAGGAAAGAGGCTCTTCGGAAACTGGGGCTGCTGAAAGAGACTATCTGA